In Candidatus Zixiibacteriota bacterium, the following are encoded in one genomic region:
- a CDS encoding EamA family transporter, with translation MVVFVYILLCLIWGSTWIAIKLGLSDAPPLYAAGIRFSLAVLILWSIMYFRKLRPPSTLRELASRAYPGVFMYGTSYALVYLSEQYISSALTAVLFGAFPFFVALLSKWKFRNVPISKIGWLGLMLGFAGVVLISWDSLKQSHAIFGGVLMTLTATFASAYGLMIHKRDHAHKEIVTSAAVQMTAGALILLLAAIAFEDFSNFAFTPQSIGSILYLTFMGTITAFLGYYWLLGKVKVLTASLIPFVTPMVAIFIGFGFFGETLTTQTMIGAGMILSGITLVLRK, from the coding sequence ATGGTTGTCTTTGTCTACATTTTGCTTTGTCTCATCTGGGGATCGACCTGGATTGCTATCAAACTTGGGCTGTCCGATGCCCCGCCGCTGTATGCCGCCGGAATTCGGTTCAGTCTCGCTGTGCTGATTCTCTGGTCGATCATGTACTTCCGAAAACTTCGCCCGCCATCGACCCTGAGGGAATTGGCATCGCGCGCCTATCCGGGTGTATTCATGTATGGCACAAGTTACGCGCTTGTCTATCTCTCTGAGCAGTATATAAGTTCGGCCCTCACAGCCGTTCTGTTTGGGGCATTCCCGTTTTTTGTCGCTCTGCTCTCGAAATGGAAATTCAGAAATGTGCCGATATCGAAAATTGGATGGCTGGGACTGATGCTTGGCTTTGCAGGTGTCGTGCTCATATCATGGGATTCGCTCAAACAGTCGCATGCCATTTTCGGAGGCGTTTTGATGACCCTTACCGCGACATTTGCATCAGCGTACGGTTTGATGATTCACAAACGTGACCATGCCCACAAAGAGATTGTAACATCAGCGGCTGTTCAGATGACCGCCGGGGCGCTCATACTTTTGTTGGCGGCAATTGCCTTTGAAGATTTCTCGAACTTTGCCTTCACCCCACAATCGATCGGTTCAATACTTTATCTGACCTTTATGGGAACAATTACAGCCTTTTTGGGCTACTACTGGCTATTGGGAAAAGTAAAGGTCCTGACTGCTTCGCTGATACCTTTTGTTACACCAATGGTGGCCATATTCATCGGGTTCGGTTTTTTTGGAGAGACCCTGACTACCCAGACCATGATCGGGGCAGGGATGATTTTGTCCGGGATCACACTTGTACTTCGCAAATAG
- a CDS encoding DUF2087 domain-containing protein, translating into MNYSDGLIKNTEFFTTTELAEKLKMNVQVITRKVQAGEIDAYKIGKEWRIPEKSVFDWLEKNSNKAKRTPAEKIVVNFVHNDRIEKLPVKRSKRKYLLEYILAQFEPNRVYSEDEVNRIISRHHNDFCTVRREFVDEKMMDRVEGNYRRRTGYNLADRIG; encoded by the coding sequence ATGAATTACAGTGATGGTTTGATAAAGAATACCGAGTTTTTCACAACAACAGAGCTTGCCGAAAAACTCAAAATGAATGTGCAGGTTATCACCCGCAAAGTTCAGGCCGGCGAAATCGATGCCTACAAAATAGGCAAAGAATGGCGGATCCCCGAAAAATCAGTGTTTGACTGGCTTGAGAAAAACTCAAACAAAGCCAAACGGACACCCGCCGAAAAAATTGTGGTCAACTTCGTCCACAATGACCGCATCGAAAAATTACCGGTCAAACGGAGCAAACGCAAATATCTCCTCGAATATATCCTTGCCCAGTTTGAACCAAACCGGGTTTACAGCGAAGACGAAGTCAACCGCATCATCTCACGCCATCACAATGACTTCTGCACTGTGCGACGCGAGTTTGTCGATGAAAAAATGATGGATAGAGTCGAAGGCAATTACCGAAGACGGACAGGCTATAACCTCGCCGACAGAATTGGCTGA
- a CDS encoding SDR family oxidoreductase: MTDLKNKIALVTGASSGIGRATAELLSDAGCKLILAARRKERLIELAKTLASECYLIELDVRNREEVDKVVESLPKQFQDIDILVNNAGLGRGLAKLHEGNPEGWDEMIDTNVKGLLYVSKAVIPGMVARGRGHIINIGSIAGHEVYPGGNVYCATKHAVDAITKGMLIDLVDTPIRVSTVDPGLVETEFSQVRFYGDTEKAKKTYQGIKALTPHDIAEAVVWIAQRPAHVQIAQMIIFPTAQGSTMVTHKVQ, encoded by the coding sequence ATGACAGACCTAAAAAATAAAATCGCGCTTGTCACCGGAGCGTCATCGGGCATCGGGCGGGCAACAGCAGAACTTCTCTCCGATGCCGGCTGCAAACTCATCCTCGCCGCACGCCGCAAAGAGAGGCTCATTGAACTGGCAAAAACACTGGCAAGCGAGTGTTATCTAATTGAGCTTGATGTCCGCAACCGCGAGGAAGTCGACAAAGTTGTCGAATCGCTTCCGAAACAATTCCAAGACATTGACATATTAGTCAACAATGCCGGACTCGGGCGCGGGCTGGCCAAACTACACGAAGGCAACCCCGAGGGTTGGGATGAGATGATCGACACTAATGTCAAAGGGCTGCTCTATGTCAGCAAAGCCGTCATTCCGGGAATGGTCGCGCGCGGACGAGGACATATTATCAATATCGGCTCGATTGCCGGTCACGAGGTCTATCCCGGCGGAAATGTCTACTGCGCCACCAAACATGCGGTCGATGCCATCACCAAAGGAATGCTCATAGATCTTGTGGACACGCCTATCCGTGTCTCGACAGTCGACCCGGGATTAGTTGAGACTGAATTTTCACAAGTTCGCTTTTATGGCGATACTGAAAAAGCGAAAAAAACCTATCAGGGGATTAAGGCGCTCACACCGCATGATATTGCCGAGGCAGTAGTCTGGATTGCCCAGCGTCCGGCTCATGTCCAGATCGCACAAATGATTATATTCCCGACTGCGCAGGGGTCAACAATGGTCACGCACAAAGTGCAATAG
- the rpsA gene encoding 30S ribosomal protein S1 gives MAIAKQSTQPKAVAPTSKRKTITAKKTTKVKTKITKADTADAQVVAVAETEDDSTERVMTARRLRVADRASAKVAEAPPTRPQTVEAVKITDVSGVVYDKADYDEMVEMYDSTIKDIKEGEIVNGRVLGVTLEYVIVDVGFKSEGIIPLDEFPRPLNIKVGEEIEVFLEQMEDQNGQLILSKQKADFMRIWDRIREVHDSGATIDGRIARRIKGGVVVDIMGVDAFLPGSQISLRQVPDFDALINEMIPVKIIKLNKNRRNIVVSRRVVLEEERESMRSNLLNEIQVGQVRQGVVKNITDFGVFIDMGGVDGLLHITDMSWGRIRHPSEMVSLGDKIDVKILDFDDKTSRISLGLKQMTPYPWENIEEKYPIGKKITGRVVSITDYGAFIEVERGIEGLIHISEMSWTQHIKHPSKIMNVNDPVDAIILSVDKDNEKISLGIKQMEADPWITIEDKFPPGKTFSGKVRNLTAFGAFVELEEGIDGLVHISDMSWTKRIQHPSEVMRKSDKVDVKVLKIDNENRRISLGFKQLIDDPWPELAKRFAVGVECLGTITKVLDRGVVVDLGDGVEGFVPTGQLASRDLADPTGVFREGESIPLTVLEFDKNQHKVVLSVVAYYKKRERSEFEDFLSKHPAATGGGQMAEAMPKSIQGGADTSDKSSVSDEAQSNEI, from the coding sequence ATGGCAATAGCCAAACAATCAACACAACCAAAGGCGGTCGCTCCAACATCGAAGCGAAAGACTATTACTGCCAAAAAGACCACCAAGGTCAAAACAAAAATCACAAAAGCAGATACTGCTGACGCTCAAGTTGTCGCGGTTGCCGAAACCGAGGATGATTCTACTGAGCGCGTGATGACTGCGCGCCGGCTCCGAGTAGCCGATCGCGCAAGCGCTAAGGTGGCCGAAGCCCCGCCGACTAGGCCGCAGACTGTCGAAGCGGTGAAAATCACCGATGTCAGCGGCGTTGTCTATGACAAAGCTGATTATGACGAAATGGTCGAGATGTATGACTCGACAATTAAAGACATCAAAGAAGGAGAAATCGTCAATGGACGAGTCCTCGGCGTGACACTGGAATATGTCATAGTCGATGTTGGCTTCAAATCCGAAGGTATTATCCCGCTTGATGAGTTCCCGCGTCCACTCAATATCAAAGTCGGCGAGGAAATCGAAGTTTTCCTTGAGCAGATGGAAGATCAGAACGGCCAGCTCATTCTCTCCAAGCAAAAAGCTGACTTTATGCGCATCTGGGATCGTATCCGCGAGGTTCATGATTCTGGAGCCACAATCGATGGCCGTATAGCCCGTCGAATCAAAGGCGGCGTGGTGGTCGATATCATGGGAGTCGATGCCTTCTTGCCCGGCTCACAGATATCGCTCCGTCAGGTGCCGGATTTTGACGCGCTCATCAATGAGATGATTCCGGTCAAGATTATCAAATTGAACAAAAATCGCCGTAATATCGTTGTCTCGCGCCGAGTTGTACTCGAAGAAGAGCGCGAATCGATGCGCTCGAACCTGCTCAATGAAATTCAGGTTGGCCAAGTACGACAGGGAGTGGTAAAAAATATCACCGACTTTGGCGTCTTTATTGATATGGGCGGTGTCGACGGTCTTCTCCACATCACCGATATGTCATGGGGACGGATTCGTCATCCTTCCGAAATGGTCTCGCTTGGCGATAAAATCGATGTCAAGATTCTTGATTTCGATGATAAGACCTCGCGCATTTCGCTCGGTCTGAAACAGATGACCCCCTACCCGTGGGAGAATATCGAAGAGAAATATCCGATCGGCAAAAAGATTACCGGCCGGGTGGTGTCAATCACCGACTATGGAGCCTTTATTGAGGTCGAACGCGGCATTGAAGGGCTCATTCATATCTCCGAAATGTCCTGGACCCAGCATATCAAGCATCCGTCCAAGATCATGAACGTCAATGATCCAGTTGATGCCATTATTTTATCTGTCGATAAGGATAACGAAAAAATCTCGCTTGGGATCAAGCAGATGGAAGCTGATCCTTGGATCACCATCGAGGATAAATTCCCTCCCGGAAAGACTTTCAGCGGCAAAGTTCGCAATCTCACCGCCTTCGGCGCCTTCGTTGAACTCGAAGAAGGCATCGACGGGCTGGTACACATATCGGATATGTCCTGGACAAAACGAATCCAGCATCCGTCCGAAGTCATGCGCAAGAGCGACAAGGTCGATGTCAAAGTTCTGAAGATTGACAACGAGAACCGCAGGATATCGTTGGGCTTCAAACAGCTCATTGATGACCCATGGCCCGAGCTTGCCAAACGCTTCGCTGTCGGCGTCGAATGTTTGGGCACGATAACCAAAGTTCTTGACCGCGGTGTAGTGGTTGACCTTGGCGATGGTGTCGAAGGATTTGTTCCGACCGGACAACTGGCGAGCAGAGACCTTGCGGATCCCACCGGTGTCTTCAGAGAAGGGGAATCAATTCCGCTCACTGTTCTTGAGTTTGACAAAAACCAACACAAGGTTGTCTTGTCGGTGGTTGCCTACTATAAGAAACGCGAGCGTTCGGAATTTGAGGACTTTCTCTCGAAACATCCCGCTGCGACGGGCGGCGGCCAAATGGCTGAAGCCATGCCGAAGTCAATTCAAGGCGGAGCAGATACATCGGACAAATCGTCTGTTTCAGACGAGGCTCAGTCTAACGAGATTTAG